In one Brevibacillus composti genomic region, the following are encoded:
- a CDS encoding shikimate kinase — MKNNLILVGFMGTGKTTVGAALAAELGMRHRDLDETIVNRAGSTIPAIFAEKGEAFFRDLESELLAELLGEEGQVLTTGGGAVLRKENVACMLAGGTVIALSAAEEELIRRLESDQQRPLLAGGVAERVRTLLKERKDAYSFAPVQVDTTGKTVGEIVAEIRQAVVEKGGFRGD; from the coding sequence ATGAAAAACAATCTGATTCTCGTCGGCTTCATGGGGACGGGCAAAACGACAGTAGGAGCAGCATTAGCCGCAGAATTGGGCATGCGTCACCGGGATTTGGACGAGACCATAGTGAACCGGGCGGGATCGACCATCCCCGCGATCTTTGCAGAAAAAGGGGAGGCTTTTTTTCGCGATCTGGAGTCCGAGCTGCTTGCCGAACTCCTCGGGGAGGAAGGCCAAGTGCTGACGACGGGCGGTGGCGCCGTGCTCCGCAAGGAAAATGTGGCCTGCATGCTCGCAGGCGGGACGGTCATTGCCCTGTCGGCCGCGGAGGAGGAGCTGATCCGCAGGCTGGAGTCCGATCAGCAGCGCCCCCTGCTCGCCGGCGGCGTGGCGGAGCGCGTCAGGACGCTGCTGAAAGAGCGGAAGGATGCCTATTCCTTCGCGCCCGTCCAGGTGGATACGACCGGCAAAACAGTGGGGGAGATCGTCGCCGAAATCCGCCAGGCAGTGGTTGAAAAGGGCGGTTTCAGGGGAGACTAG
- a CDS encoding stalk domain-containing protein, translating into MKDLKKTSLLICFAILVPFLSVGVVLNWPVISSWISSWDEPAVSKPEAGVDPFSYDPPLPSLVKDLHPVYKIQAELHTSEAKIKGSVTVEFDNPGTADIRLYVYDYLWSPMTIKSIRYGEQSLPFSRRMAVVGLDNPFGGEKRGTLTIQFENPVPRRGTRFGVKDDIWTLTTWYPMLGAQDQRGQWYEPPQRVDFGDPFVYHYGDYDISFVSPQGYTWVSTVGLGESKAVEGNRQVVHYNGKRLLNFALVGSPLYQVETVTFAPNLTVDIASIDKRNIARIKTIAEAVIPVYTEWYGPLPYPRVAIAETSTGTTYAMEYANMAIFKRDMHANSMIDHWLPHEIAHLWWYNSIATLEARYGWLDEGLVERSVVHYKLARHGQQQADSLLAEYRRDVERLAERYPYGKLGKELHQFATQEEFHWTWYSRGALLYENLRQKIGDDAYKRFLQRVQRTYHGSLIGPEHLDQALGQVLQGKARYFTTNHEQMNREGFAPITLIPYVTTVINGAGYYPEIPSRILDQTVYLPLREVAEKLGYRVHWSAEKSAIEVSGYGRTFWLQERSNYAESDGGRIDFGKPLQEVEGRTLAPSSFFEQVLGSELHWDEKNRILKLQFQPQRIKG; encoded by the coding sequence GACGAGCCCGCCGTGAGCAAGCCGGAAGCGGGGGTGGATCCGTTTTCATACGATCCGCCGCTCCCATCTCTGGTGAAAGACTTGCATCCGGTGTACAAGATACAGGCAGAATTACATACGTCAGAAGCGAAAATCAAAGGCAGTGTCACCGTCGAATTCGACAATCCGGGAACAGCGGATATCCGCCTTTACGTATACGATTATTTGTGGAGCCCGATGACGATCAAGTCGATCCGCTACGGGGAGCAGTCGCTGCCTTTTTCCAGGCGGATGGCGGTCGTTGGGCTCGACAATCCGTTTGGCGGGGAAAAACGGGGGACACTGACGATTCAGTTCGAGAATCCGGTTCCGCGCCGGGGAACTCGTTTTGGGGTGAAGGATGACATCTGGACCTTAACCACCTGGTATCCGATGCTCGGAGCCCAGGATCAGCGCGGGCAGTGGTACGAACCCCCGCAGCGCGTCGACTTTGGCGATCCCTTTGTCTACCATTACGGGGATTACGACATCTCTTTCGTCTCTCCCCAAGGCTACACCTGGGTGAGCACGGTCGGATTGGGCGAATCCAAAGCGGTGGAAGGAAACCGGCAGGTCGTCCATTACAACGGGAAGCGGCTGCTTAATTTTGCGCTCGTCGGCAGTCCGCTGTATCAGGTGGAGACCGTCACCTTCGCGCCCAACTTGACGGTCGACATCGCCTCGATTGACAAACGAAACATCGCCCGGATCAAAACCATCGCTGAGGCCGTCATCCCTGTGTACACGGAATGGTACGGGCCGCTTCCGTATCCGCGCGTGGCGATCGCCGAGACGAGCACGGGTACGACCTATGCGATGGAATACGCCAACATGGCCATTTTCAAAAGAGACATGCACGCAAACAGTATGATTGATCACTGGCTGCCGCACGAGATCGCCCATCTCTGGTGGTACAACAGCATTGCTACACTGGAGGCCCGCTATGGCTGGCTCGATGAGGGACTGGTGGAGCGGAGCGTCGTTCATTACAAGCTGGCGCGCCACGGACAGCAGCAGGCTGACAGTCTTCTCGCCGAGTACAGGCGGGACGTCGAGCGGCTGGCGGAGCGCTATCCGTACGGCAAGCTGGGCAAAGAGCTGCACCAGTTTGCGACGCAAGAGGAGTTCCATTGGACCTGGTATTCCCGCGGGGCGCTGCTGTATGAGAATTTGCGGCAAAAGATCGGTGACGACGCCTATAAGCGCTTCCTGCAGCGTGTGCAGCGTACGTATCACGGCAGCCTGATCGGACCGGAACATCTGGACCAGGCGCTGGGACAAGTCCTGCAAGGCAAAGCCCGCTATTTTACGACCAATCACGAGCAGATGAACAGGGAGGGATTTGCGCCGATTACGCTGATCCCGTATGTGACGACCGTGATCAACGGGGCCGGCTACTATCCGGAAATCCCTTCCCGCATCCTCGACCAGACGGTCTATCTGCCGCTCCGCGAAGTGGCGGAAAAGCTGGGCTACCGGGTTCATTGGTCCGCCGAAAAGAGTGCAATCGAGGTTAGCGGCTATGGCCGTACTTTTTGGCTCCAGGAGAGAAGCAACTATGCCGAGTCGGACGGGGGAAGAATCGATTTTGGCAAGCCGCTGCAGGAGGTCGAGGGCCGCACGCTGGCGCCGAGCAGCTTCTTCGAGCAGGTGCTGGGCAGCGAGCTGCATTGGGACGAGAAGAACCGTATCTTAAAACTGCAATTCCAACCGCAAAGGATAAAGGGGTAA